One genomic region from Parerythrobacter aestuarii encodes:
- a CDS encoding amidohydrolase encodes MNKVWGIGSALALAMVPQAALADDLRDDVADDLPGLMEVYKDLHANPELSFEEVRTAAKLATLVRELGFEVTEGVGQTGVVAVLRNGDGPTVMLRADMDGLPVIEQTGLPFASKVTATPASGVTTGVMHACGHDTHMAAWVGAAQLLVERKQQWSGTLVMILQPAEEIGLGALAMLDDGLFERFPKPDYVLGFHDAAQFPAGMIGYSPGFALANVDSVDITVKGVGGHGAYPHTTKDPIVIASSIVMRLQTLVSRESSPLDPAVVTVGSFLAGAKHNIIPDEARLQLTVRSYSDASRKLLLDGIKRIARAEALAAGLPEELLPVVTIEDPYTPATYNTPEFTEQVMAGLRLRFGGDRVMQVPSVMGGEDFSQFYRADRENIESLIFWVGGVPQEDMERAERGEITLPSLHSPFWAPDAEKVIATATEAMVATTLDLMAQKGG; translated from the coding sequence ATGAACAAGGTTTGGGGAATCGGATCGGCGCTTGCGCTGGCTATGGTGCCGCAGGCAGCCCTGGCGGATGATCTTCGCGATGATGTCGCCGACGACCTGCCCGGTTTGATGGAGGTGTACAAGGACCTGCATGCCAATCCGGAACTGAGCTTTGAAGAAGTCCGGACGGCGGCCAAGTTGGCAACGCTTGTTCGGGAGCTCGGGTTCGAAGTCACCGAAGGGGTTGGACAGACCGGCGTAGTTGCAGTCTTGCGCAATGGTGACGGTCCCACCGTGATGTTGCGGGCAGATATGGATGGCTTGCCGGTGATTGAGCAGACCGGCTTGCCGTTTGCCTCCAAGGTCACTGCAACCCCGGCATCCGGCGTCACCACCGGTGTCATGCACGCATGTGGGCACGATACGCATATGGCGGCGTGGGTAGGTGCCGCGCAGCTGCTGGTTGAGCGCAAGCAGCAATGGTCGGGTACGCTGGTCATGATCCTGCAACCGGCGGAGGAGATCGGCCTTGGCGCGCTGGCGATGCTCGACGACGGACTCTTCGAGCGGTTTCCCAAGCCCGATTATGTGCTTGGCTTTCATGATGCGGCGCAATTCCCTGCCGGCATGATCGGGTATTCCCCGGGCTTCGCGCTCGCCAATGTCGATAGCGTCGATATCACGGTAAAGGGCGTCGGTGGCCATGGGGCCTATCCGCATACGACCAAGGACCCCATTGTCATCGCCAGTTCGATCGTGATGCGCTTGCAGACGTTGGTAAGCCGCGAAAGCTCGCCGCTGGATCCCGCAGTGGTTACTGTCGGTAGCTTCCTGGCCGGTGCCAAGCACAACATCATTCCCGATGAGGCGCGGCTGCAGCTGACGGTACGCTCGTATAGCGATGCTTCGCGCAAGCTCCTGCTTGATGGCATCAAGCGGATCGCCCGCGCCGAGGCGCTGGCCGCCGGATTGCCGGAGGAACTATTGCCGGTCGTCACCATCGAAGATCCCTACACCCCGGCCACATACAACACCCCGGAATTTACCGAACAGGTGATGGCCGGGTTGCGTTTGCGTTTTGGCGGGGATCGCGTGATGCAGGTCCCATCCGTTATGGGCGGGGAGGATTTCAGCCAGTTCTACCGCGCAGATCGCGAGAATATCGAATCCCTGATATTCTGGGTTGGAGGCGTTCCGCAGGAGGACATGGAGAGGGCCGAACGCGGTGAGATCACCCTGCCATCGCTGCACAGTCCCTTCTGGGCGCCGGATGCCGAGAAAGTGATTGCAACTGCAACAGAAGCCATGGTTGCAACGACGCTCGACCTGATGGCGCAGAAAGGCGGCTAG
- a CDS encoding SLC13 family permease produces the protein MIEAPSFHAIAAMVVTIAMFVAFVRGKMSIEIISLLTIAVIAVGLYFFPLDGHNPADGLAIAFSGFGHYALITICALMIMGRGLVVTGALEPAARFLEGVFKYNLQLGMLVSLLIAFVLSMGVNNTPVLVLLIPIFVTLAARGALPASKTLIPLNAASLLGGLATTIGTSTNILVVSIAVDLGMDPMGVFHFTPIVLVAAAVALPYLWLVMPRLLRDNRVENLQQTRRFHTRLRVNADSTIANEELASVIPKLPADFEFHRKGDGPVRPQEQIHVSGTHDALEEAMRTLGSEVAPAWVLDKIKRKSNETGKDIIVSEMAVTADSRLIRRTLPSSGIADLFGVAVLGIHRPDRLVGERDTYSEGGDLRIAEGDVLLVMGVQEDLQDFARGDSLLILEGMRELPRRSKALLAATIMGVSVGLAAFGFLPIAIAALAGAIVMFVTGCVKFDRVGRALSGQVIVLVAASIAIGRIIDESGAAEWLGQVLAYGLRFDAPGSLQLAIVIAAIMLFMTFLTNFASNATAATVGTPIAFSIAKQLGLPAEPLVLAVLFGCNLCYATPIAYQTNMLIMAEGSYNFSDYVRTGIPLVLIMVTTLSFLLALTYGM, from the coding sequence ATGATCGAGGCACCTTCCTTTCATGCGATAGCTGCCATGGTCGTAACGATCGCGATGTTCGTGGCCTTCGTTCGCGGCAAAATGTCGATCGAGATCATCTCGCTGCTCACCATCGCCGTTATTGCCGTCGGGCTCTATTTCTTCCCTCTCGACGGTCATAACCCGGCAGACGGCCTTGCGATCGCGTTTTCCGGTTTTGGGCACTACGCCCTCATTACCATTTGCGCGTTGATGATAATGGGGCGGGGGCTTGTCGTTACCGGAGCGCTGGAGCCGGCAGCGCGGTTCCTCGAAGGCGTCTTCAAATACAATCTCCAGCTTGGGATGCTGGTCAGCCTGCTGATCGCCTTTGTTCTCTCCATGGGGGTCAACAACACCCCGGTGCTGGTGCTGCTGATCCCGATCTTCGTCACGCTGGCGGCGAGGGGGGCCTTGCCCGCCTCGAAAACGCTGATTCCGCTCAACGCGGCATCGCTGTTGGGTGGGCTGGCAACGACGATCGGCACATCGACCAATATCCTGGTCGTCTCCATCGCGGTCGATCTGGGCATGGATCCGATGGGTGTTTTCCATTTCACACCGATCGTGCTTGTCGCAGCAGCTGTCGCCTTGCCGTACCTCTGGCTGGTTATGCCTAGGCTGTTGCGCGACAACCGGGTCGAGAACCTGCAGCAAACGCGGCGGTTTCACACGCGACTGCGGGTTAATGCCGATAGCACTATAGCCAATGAGGAACTGGCGAGCGTAATTCCAAAGCTGCCTGCCGACTTCGAATTCCACCGGAAGGGTGATGGACCTGTCCGCCCGCAGGAACAGATCCATGTATCCGGCACGCACGACGCGCTTGAGGAAGCTATGCGCACGCTGGGCAGCGAAGTCGCTCCGGCGTGGGTGCTCGACAAGATCAAGCGCAAATCGAACGAGACCGGCAAGGACATCATCGTGTCGGAGATGGCCGTGACGGCTGACTCGCGACTGATCAGGCGTACCTTGCCCAGTTCGGGCATTGCCGATCTGTTTGGCGTCGCCGTTCTCGGGATCCACCGGCCTGACAGGCTGGTTGGAGAACGCGACACCTATAGTGAAGGTGGTGACCTCCGAATTGCGGAAGGCGATGTCTTGCTCGTCATGGGTGTGCAGGAAGACCTGCAGGATTTTGCCCGTGGCGACAGCCTCCTCATTCTCGAAGGCATGCGCGAATTGCCGCGTCGATCCAAGGCATTGCTCGCGGCGACCATCATGGGCGTTTCTGTAGGCCTTGCCGCCTTTGGCTTCCTTCCTATCGCCATTGCGGCGCTGGCGGGCGCGATCGTGATGTTCGTGACCGGTTGCGTGAAGTTTGACCGGGTTGGGCGGGCCTTGTCGGGCCAGGTTATCGTTCTGGTCGCGGCAAGCATCGCAATCGGGCGAATCATCGACGAAAGCGGGGCAGCGGAATGGCTGGGGCAGGTGCTCGCCTACGGGCTGCGGTTCGATGCACCCGGATCGCTGCAGCTGGCCATCGTTATCGCAGCGATCATGCTGTTTATGACCTTCCTGACCAATTTTGCGTCCAATGCCACAGCAGCAACAGTGGGGACGCCAATTGCGTTCAGCATTGCCAAACAGTTGGGTCTCCCGGCAGAGCCGCTGGTGCTGGCCGTCCTGTTCGGCTGCAACCTGTGTTACGCGACCCCGATTGCCTATCAGACAAACATGCTGATCATGGCAGAGGGGTCATACAATTTCAGCGACTATGTCCGCACCGGCATCCCATTGGTGCTGATCATGGTGACAACGCTCTCGTTCCTGTTGGCGCTGACCTACGGGATGTGA